CCGAGGTGAAGAATTCCGGAAAGAGGGTGAGGACGTGGAACCGCATCACGAGTCGAGCAGCCCGGGCAAGGGTTCGATGACGATACGGCGGTGGGCGCGATCCACCTCTTTGACAATATCGGCGATGAACGGAATGAGATGTTCCTGCGTGCCGGCGCGCACGACGCAGATGTCGTTGCTCGTCGTCGTCATGACTTCTGCCACGATACCGATCTCCGCGCCGGCGGAGGTTACCACGGTCATGCCGAGCAGCTGGTAGTGATAGATTTCCCCCGCGCCCGTTGGCGGGAGGTCTTTCTCAGGTACGCAGACTTCGTATCCGACCAGTGCTTCCGCGGCCGTCATGGACTCGCAGCCTTCCAGGGTCAGCAGGATGAGGTGGCGGTGCGGGCGTACGGCGCCGACCACCCGCGGTTGTTGCTCGCCGCCGCGTCGCAGTACCACGTGCGTACCGGCGGCCAAAATGGTGGAAGAGGGGTTGTAGAGTCGCACCCGTAGCTCGCCACGGGTAGCGTGCGTGTTGACGATCTGTCCCAGCGGGATCAGCGTCTCGGGTGCAAGCGCGTCCTTGGCTGCCACCGCTTTTCCGCGGGGGTCGAGCAGCACTGCGTTCGCTGTGGGCGGCTATTCCTCAACGATCTCCAGCACCACCCTACGGTTGGTGCGAGATGCCGCTGCGTTGAGGATGGTCCGGATCGACTTGGCCGTCCGGCCTTGTTTGCCGATGACGCGCCCGAGGTCTTCCTTCGCCACTTTGAGTTCGAGAACCGAGGCGGTGTCGCCCTGCGTTTCCTTTACTTCTACAGCTTCCGGATTGTTTACGAGAGCGCGGGCAAGGAATTCGACCAGTGCTTTCATGTTTGCGCCTCCCCGGTATCTGGGGTGGGAGCGGACGTGTTCTGCGCAGCCGGGGCTTCGGCGCCTGCCAACCCGCAGCGCTTGATCAGCTGCGCGACAGTCGCCGAGGGCTGCGCGCCGAGCCGCAGCCAGTGAGACAGCTTGTCCTGTTGAAATTCGACACGGGAGGGACTCTGGGCCGGATCGTAGATCCCGACTTGATCCAGTCGGCGCCCGTCGCGGGGCGCCCGGCTGTCGGTGACGATGATGCGGTAGAAGGGGTGTTTCTTCGCGCCGTGTCGGGCCAGACGGATCTTAGTAGCCATGGTTGAAATGTACTCCTCTCGGTGGGGGCCGGCAATCACGTGGGCATGCCTTGCGGCAGGCCACGTCCGGCGAATTTGCTCATCTGCTTCATCACTTTTTTGGTTTGTACGAACTGCTTCAGGAAACGATTGACCTCGGTCACCGAGGTGCCGCTGCCGAGCGCGATGCGCTGGCGGCGGCTGCCGTTCAGGATCAAATGATTGCGGCGCTCCTCATTCGTCATCGAGCCGATGATGGCGTCTATGCGCTTGAGTTCCGTTTCGGCGGAACTCATGTCCAGACCCCGGGTGACCTTTTTCATCCCCGGAATCATTCCCAAGAGGTCGCCCATGGAGCCCATTTTGCGCAGGGTACGCAGCTGGTCGCGGAAGTCCTCCAGGGTGAATTCATTGCGCCGCAGCTTCTTTTGCAGCGCCAGGGCTTGTTTCTCGTCGTAGGCGCGTTCCACCTTCTCGACCAGGGTGAGCACATCCCCCATGCCGAGAATCCGCGTCGCCATGCGGTCGGGATGAAAGAGCTCCAACGCATCGAGTTTCTCGCCGGTGCCGGCAAAGAGCACCGGCGCCCCCGTGACCGCCCGTACCGAGAGCGCGGCGCCGCCGCGGGCGTCGCCATCGAGTTTCGTGAGGATGACTCCGGTCAGGTCCAGGCGGCTGTGAAAACCGCTGGCCACGTTGACCGCATCCTGGCCGGTCATGGCATCGACCACCAGGAGAATGTGGTGCGGGTGGATCGCGCCTTTGATCCGCTCGAGCTCATTCATCAGCCCGTCGTCGATGTGCAGGCGTCCGGCGGTGTCGATCAGCAGGACGTCATGGCCATGGTTTTTGGCGAACGTGAGCGCGTCGCGGCTGACCGCTACCGGATCGGCCCCTTCGTGGGACGGGTGCACCCCGCAGTCGATCTGTTTTGCCAGTGTGGTGAGTTGCTCGATGGCTGCCGGGCGATAGACATCGGCCGGTACCAGGTACGGTGTGCGCCCGTGCTCTGTTTTCAAGTAGCGGGCAAGTTTCGCGATGGTGGTGGTTTTTCCCGACCCATGCAGGCCCACCAGCATGATTGCCACCGGTGGCGGGGCCGCCAAGTCGAGCCGCGTCGCGGCGCCACCCATGAGCGCAGCGAGTTCGGCATTGACGATCTTGATGAACTGCTGCTCCGGCGTGAGACTGGCGAGCACTGCCTGGCCCAGCGCCTTGTCGCGGACTCGGTCGGTGAAATCTTTGACGACCTGAAACTGTACGTCGGCTTCGAGCAACGCCAGGCGCACCTCACGTACGGCCTCTTCGATGTTCCGTTCCGTGATCTTGCCGATCCCGCGCAACTTTCGGATCGTCTGATCGAATTTCTCGCTCAGGGTATCAAACATGTCAGTTGGGCCCGCCGTAGCGGATAAAGCTCTCTTGGGAGCAGTCGACGCTATAGAAAGCGGGACGGGTTGTCAAGAAACGGTCTGAGCGGGCCGGCGCGGTTGCGGCAGGCCCGACCCGGCTTACGGATTCGCTGACGGTGCCGCCGCTTCAGCTGGCGCGGCGCATCGTGCCTGGAGATCCTGCAGGCGCTTTTCAACTTCCTTTTTGTCGCGGTCGATGATTGCCTTCTGGCTATTCAGCGTGTCGCGTTCCTTTTGCAGGATGTTGACCCGCTCCCCCAACTTCGCCACCTGCTCTTTGAGGGCACCGGCCTGGCCCCAAATCTGGTAGCCGATGAACAAACCCGCCAGCATGGCAACGAGCAAGACGACCCCGCGCTGTGCAAAGGTCCACACCTTTTCCTGTAGCTGCTTTTGCTCGGCGCTGTCTTCGGGGTTGGTCGGCTGCATCGTTGTCTCCTTTTGCGCACAGATACAGCGCCTGGATACCACAGGCCGCTGTCGAAGAAAAGCGATGCGAAGCCGCGCCTTGTCGGACGTTCCACCCGGCGGATCAGGCGGCCCGCAGGGCTCCCGAGCGGTAGCGTTGGCGCCGATACGCCTCATGGTGCTCACGATTCCGCCAGCACCGCAAGGCGTGCCGGACCCCGGCGGGGTCGAGGCCGAACGTCTCACAGAGATTGACAAAGGAGAACGGCCAGTCCCAATCCGTGTCCAACACCCAGCGCTCCGCCTCCTCGAACTCCATTTGCCGGAGCGCGGAGGTGGGAGGCGCATTACGGCGATAGCAATCGATCCCATCTGCCAGCACCGCCCACATCAAGGCACGCTCGCCGCACGCACGCCGCGGTCCTCCCTGCTGCGTCCAGAACTGCTCCGGCAATACGGCGTGAGCCCCCAACAACTCCTGCACTGCCGATTCGGCTGTTTCACCCCGGTACATGGC
This DNA window, taken from Candidatus Binatia bacterium, encodes the following:
- the ffh gene encoding signal recognition particle protein codes for the protein MFDTLSEKFDQTIRKLRGIGKITERNIEEAVREVRLALLEADVQFQVVKDFTDRVRDKALGQAVLASLTPEQQFIKIVNAELAALMGGAATRLDLAAPPPVAIMLVGLHGSGKTTTIAKLARYLKTEHGRTPYLVPADVYRPAAIEQLTTLAKQIDCGVHPSHEGADPVAVSRDALTFAKNHGHDVLLIDTAGRLHIDDGLMNELERIKGAIHPHHILLVVDAMTGQDAVNVASGFHSRLDLTGVILTKLDGDARGGAALSVRAVTGAPVLFAGTGEKLDALELFHPDRMATRILGMGDVLTLVEKVERAYDEKQALALQKKLRRNEFTLEDFRDQLRTLRKMGSMGDLLGMIPGMKKVTRGLDMSSAETELKRIDAIIGSMTNEERRNHLILNGSRRQRIALGSGTSVTEVNRFLKQFVQTKKVMKQMSKFAGRGLPQGMPT
- the rimM gene encoding ribosome maturation factor RimM (Essential for efficient processing of 16S rRNA) — encoded protein: MAAKDALAPETLIPLGQIVNTHATRGELRVRLYNPSSTILAAGTHVVLRRGGEQQPRVVGAVRPHRHLILLTLEGCESMTAAEALVGYEVCVPEKDLPPTGAGEIYHYQLLGMTVVTSAGAEIGIVAEVMTTTSNDICVVRAGTQEHLIPFIADIVKEVDRAHRRIVIEPLPGLLDS
- a CDS encoding KH domain-containing protein, with the translated sequence MKALVEFLARALVNNPEAVEVKETQGDTASVLELKVAKEDLGRVIGKQGRTAKSIRTILNAAASRTNRRVVLEIVEE
- the rpsP gene encoding 30S ribosomal protein S16 produces the protein MATKIRLARHGAKKHPFYRIIVTDSRAPRDGRRLDQVGIYDPAQSPSRVEFQQDKLSHWLRLGAQPSATVAQLIKRCGLAGAEAPAAQNTSAPTPDTGEAQT